One Alnus glutinosa chromosome 3, dhAlnGlut1.1, whole genome shotgun sequence genomic region harbors:
- the LOC133862575 gene encoding uncharacterized protein LOC133862575: protein MPAGSSQSLYMSPSTINSVPPPSSLSSTDLVFPPASDSMPIAQWKVFLSQRQCKMHSLTLVASKLWNWKWRPCIKMECGSLFRYRLVNRLFIANGFTLLSLILMAQLNG from the exons ATGCCCGCCGGCTCCTCTCAAAGTCTATACATGTCGCCCTCGACCATCAACTCTGTGCCTCCACCATCATCCTTATCGTCTACAGATCTAGTGTTCCCACCTGCATCTGACTCCATGCCTATTGCTCAGTGGAAAG TGTTTCTATCCCAAAGACAATGCAAGATGCATTCTTTGACTCTGGTTGCAAGCAAGCTATGGAATTGGAAATGGAGGCCTTGCATCAAAATGGAATGTGGGAGCTTGTTCCGTTACCGCCTCGTAAACAGACTGTTTattgcaaatgggtttacattGTTAAGTTTAATCTTGATGGCTCAGTTGAATGGTTGA
- the LOC133863640 gene encoding ATP-dependent 6-phosphofructokinase 3-like yields the protein MDSPISSSAYLAAPRFRCFDPLSSATSPNHSPRSYFTSSRNGSMENLSYSEPKIVTGDAGYVLEDVPHFTDYIPDLPTYPNPLQDNPAYSVVKQYFVNVDDAVAQKIVVEKDSPRGTHFRRAGPCQKVYFEPEEVYACIVTCGGLCPGLNTVIREIVCGLYHMYGVHKVLGIEGGYRGFYARNTIPLTPKVVNDIHKRGGTILGTSRGGHDTSKIVDSIQDRGINQVYIIGGDGTQKGASVIFEEIRRRGLKVAVAGIPKTIDNDIPVIDKSFGFDTAVEEAQRAISAGHIESESFENGIGLVKLMGRYSGFIAMYATLASRDVDCCLIPESPFYLEGPGGLFEYIEKRLKENGHMVIVIAEGAGQELVSESLCTTDRQDASGNKLLQDVGLCISQRIKDHFKRKKMVINLKYIDPTYMIRAVPSNASDNVYCTLLAHSVIHGAMAGYTGFIVGPVNGRHAYIPFHRVLEEKQNKVVITDRMWARLLSSTNQPSFMDQKHVIEEDKEKERQTHSVNGKSHLGATTAKPRDTKNREEPPTPLANGTNRIEATIAMQRD from the exons ATGGACTCCCCAATCTCTAGCTCTGCTTACCTTGCCGCTCCAAGGTTCCGGTGCTTCGACCCGCTCTCTTCCGCTACGTCCCCCAATCACAGCCCTCGCTCCTACTTCACCTCCTCCAGGAATGGCTCTATGGAAAATCTGAGCTACTCCGAGCCCAAAATTGTCACCGGCGACGCTGGTTACGTTCTCGAGGATGTTCCGCACTTCACCGATTACATACCTGACCTCCct ACATATCCGAATCCATTACAAGACAATCCTGCCTATTCGGTTGTTAA GCagtattttgttaatgtggaTGATGCTGTTGCCCAAAAG ATTGTCGTTGAGAAGGATAGTCCAAGAGGGACACATTTTCGACGTGCTGGACCTTGTCAAAAG GTGTATTTTGAACCAGAGGAAGTGTATGCATGCATAGTAACATGTGGTGGCCTATGCCCTGGTCTAAATACAGTGATTAGGGAAATAGTATGTGGCTTATACCACATGTACGGTGTTCACAAAGTTCTTGGGATAGAG GGAGGATACAGAGGTTTTTATGCCCGAAATACTATTCCTTTGACACCAAAAGTGGTGAATGACATCCATAAACGTGGCGGCACGATCCTTGGGACATCACGAGGGGGCCATGATACCTCTAAAATTGTTGACAGCATTCAGGACCGGGGCATTAATCAG GTTTACATAATTGGAGGAGATGGAACTCAGAAAGGGGCTTCtgtgatttttgag GAAATTAGAAGGCGTGGCCTTAAAGTTGCAGTGGCAGGAATACCAAAGACAATTGATAATGACATTCCG GTTATAGACAAGTCCTTCGGTTTTGACACTGCTGTTGAGGAGGCTCAACGAGCTATTAGTGCAGGCCATATTGAATCAGAAAGCTTTGAGAATGGTATTGGTCTCGTCAAGTTAATGGGCCGCTACAGTG GATTCATAGCAATGTATGCTACTCTTGCTAGCCGAGATGTGGACTGTTGCTTGATTCCGGAGTCACCCTTTTATCTTGAAGGACCCGGTGGACTATTTGAATACATTGAGAAAAGACTGAAAGAAAATGGGCACATGGTTATAGTAATAGCCGAGGGTGCAGGCCAAGAGCTTGTTTCGGAAAGCCTGTGCACCACAGACCGGCAGGATGCTTCCGGAAATAAGCTACTCCAGGATGTGGGTCTGTGTATATCTCAGAGGATTAAG GATCACttcaaaaggaagaagatggtTATAAATCTCAAATATATAG ATCCCACTTACATGATCCGTGCCGTTCCGAGCAATGCATCTGATAATGTCTACTGCACCCTCCTTGCACACAGTGTCATTCATGGTGCAATGGCAGGGTATACGGGCTTCATAGTTGGCCCTGTTAATGGGAGACATGCTTACATACCATTCCAC CGAGTGCTTGAGGAGAAACAGAACAAGGTTGTGATAACTGACAGGATGTGGGCAAGGCTACTGTCTTCAACCAATCAGCCGAGCTTCATGGACCAGAAACATGTCATCGAGGAAGATAAAGAGAAAGAACGACAAACGCACTCAGTAAATGGGAAGAGCCATTTAGGAGCAACAACAGCTAAGCCTAGAGACACTAAGAACAGAGAGGAACCACCAACCCCTTTAGCAAATGGGACCAACCGTATAGAAGCTACAATTGCTATGCAAAGAGACTAG